The Desmodus rotundus isolate HL8 chromosome 13, HLdesRot8A.1, whole genome shotgun sequence genome has a window encoding:
- the PEX26 gene encoding peroxisome assembly protein 26 isoform X2, with translation MKRSPPTPAAARGSVEGALSPAAAAALLEEAADLLVVYLDFPGALRTCERAARSLSAGGLAGEPAGASLEVKCSLCVVGIQALAEMDRWREALAWVLQYYQVPEKLPPKVLELCLLLYSKMQDPGAVLGAARAWLRDPDNQGLPECPALAELHLRRVLLPLGHVSEAEELVGSVAFSKQQRLDALQAICTARHQQRHRPAGSVEDQQLSQEGTSHKLLSLLMLLRRLWASAVSHFTSLPFKKSLLATLVLCLLLVRFDPASPSSLPSLCRLAQLFHRIRGALLSPLHQPPIFD, from the exons ATGAAAAGGAGCCCGCCGACCCCTGCAGCCGCGCGGGGGAGCGTCGAGGGCGCCCTGTCGCCCGCGGCGGCTGCGGCTCTGCTGGAGGAAGCGGCGGACCTCCTGGTGGTGTACCTGGACTTCCCCGGGGCGCTGCGTACCTGCGAGCGGGCGGCGCGGAGCCTGAGCGCCGGCGGCCTGGCGGGCGAGCCTGCGGGCGC CTCCTTGGAGGTGAAATGCTCACTCTGTGTCGTGGGGATCCAGGCCCTGGCGGAAATGGACCGGTGGCGGGAAGCCCTGGCCTGGGTTCTTCAGTATTACCAGGTCCCTGAAAAGCTGCCGCCCAAAGTGCTGGAGCTGTG CCTTCTTTTATACAGCAAGATGCAAGACCCTGGAGCTGTGCTAGGAGCAGCCCGCGCCTGGCTCCGAGACCCAGACAACCAGGGCCTCCCAGAGTGCCCAGCCCTGGCGGAGCTGCACCTGCGGCGCGTGCTGCTGCCTCTGGGCCACGTGTCTGAGGCTGAGGAGCTGGTGGGCTCGGTGGCCTTCAGCAAGCAGCAGCGGTTGGATGCCCTACAGGCCATTTGCACAGCGAGGCACCAGCAGAGACACCGACCTGCTGGTTCTGTGGAGGACCAGCAGCTGAGCCAGGAAG GCACCTCCCACAAGCTCCTGTCACTGCTGATGCTGCTTCGCCGGCTGTGGGCCTCTGCTGTGAGCCACTTCACATCCCTGCCCTTCAAGAAGAGCCTCCTGGCCACCCTggtcctctgcctcctgctggtgAGGTTCGACCCAG CCTCCCCGTCCTCCCTGCCCTCGCTCTGCAGGCTGGCTCAGCTGTTCCACCGGATCCGGGGGGCTCTGCTTTCTCCTCTCCACCAGCCCCCCATCTTTGACTGA
- the PEX26 gene encoding peroxisome assembly protein 26 isoform X1, with protein sequence MKRSPPTPAAARGSVEGALSPAAAAALLEEAADLLVVYLDFPGALRTCERAARSLSAGGLAGEPAGASLEVKCSLCVVGIQALAEMDRWREALAWVLQYYQVPEKLPPKVLELCLLLYSKMQDPGAVLGAARAWLRDPDNQGLPECPALAELHLRRVLLPLGHVSEAEELVGSVAFSKQQRLDALQAICTARHQQRHRPAGSVEDQQLSQEGTSHKLLSLLMLLRRLWASAVSHFTSLPFKKSLLATLVLCLLLVRFDPESLRAAGLPALAPTGGAAATLALPLRLPAGQPRPYLPPSVELSTWTV encoded by the exons ATGAAAAGGAGCCCGCCGACCCCTGCAGCCGCGCGGGGGAGCGTCGAGGGCGCCCTGTCGCCCGCGGCGGCTGCGGCTCTGCTGGAGGAAGCGGCGGACCTCCTGGTGGTGTACCTGGACTTCCCCGGGGCGCTGCGTACCTGCGAGCGGGCGGCGCGGAGCCTGAGCGCCGGCGGCCTGGCGGGCGAGCCTGCGGGCGC CTCCTTGGAGGTGAAATGCTCACTCTGTGTCGTGGGGATCCAGGCCCTGGCGGAAATGGACCGGTGGCGGGAAGCCCTGGCCTGGGTTCTTCAGTATTACCAGGTCCCTGAAAAGCTGCCGCCCAAAGTGCTGGAGCTGTG CCTTCTTTTATACAGCAAGATGCAAGACCCTGGAGCTGTGCTAGGAGCAGCCCGCGCCTGGCTCCGAGACCCAGACAACCAGGGCCTCCCAGAGTGCCCAGCCCTGGCGGAGCTGCACCTGCGGCGCGTGCTGCTGCCTCTGGGCCACGTGTCTGAGGCTGAGGAGCTGGTGGGCTCGGTGGCCTTCAGCAAGCAGCAGCGGTTGGATGCCCTACAGGCCATTTGCACAGCGAGGCACCAGCAGAGACACCGACCTGCTGGTTCTGTGGAGGACCAGCAGCTGAGCCAGGAAG GCACCTCCCACAAGCTCCTGTCACTGCTGATGCTGCTTCGCCGGCTGTGGGCCTCTGCTGTGAGCCACTTCACATCCCTGCCCTTCAAGAAGAGCCTCCTGGCCACCCTggtcctctgcctcctgctggtgAGGTTCGACCCAG AAAGCCTCCGGGCTGCAGGACTCCCAGCACTGGCACCCACGGGAGGGGCTGCTGCAACTTTGGCCCTTCCACTCCGGCTTCCTGCAGGCCAGCCCAGGCCTTACTTGCCACCCTCTGTGGAACTTAGTACGTGGACTgtttga